A window of Plantibacter sp. PA-3-X8 genomic DNA:
ACCGCGCTGCGCTCGTCGCCCGCGTCGCCGCCCTCCACACGGAGCGCCGTGAGCAGCTGGCCGAGATCGCCGTCCGCGAGATGGGCAAGACGTACGAGCAGGCGCTCGGCGAGGTCGACTTCGCCGCAGCGATCTACCAGTACTACGCCGACAACGGCGAGGCCTTCTCCGCCGATGAACCGATCGAGTTGTCCGACGGCACCGGCTCCGCGTTCATCCGTCGTGCGTCGCTCGGCGTGCTGCTCGGCATCATGCCGTGGAACTTCCCGTACTACCAGGTGGCGCGGTTCGTCGGCCCGAACGTCGTGAACGGCAACACGATCCTCCTCAAGCACGCACCGCAGTGCCCCGAGTCGGCGCTGGCGATCGCGCAGATCTTCGACGACGCCGAAGCCGAGCTGGGCGCCCACGACTCCGTGTACGTGAACATCTTCGCCACGAACGACCAGATCGCGACGGTCATCGCCGACCCGCGCGTGCAGGGCGTCTCGGTCACCGGTTCGGAGCGCGCGGGTTCCGCCGTCGCCGAGCTTGCCGGCAAGCACCTCAAGAAGGTCGTGCTCGAGCTCGGTGGGTCCGACCCGTTCATCCTGCTGTCGACCGACGACCTCGACGCCGCCGTCCAGGACGCCGTCAACGCCCGCATCGACAACAACGGGCAGTCGTGCAACGCCGCCAAGCGGTTCATCATCATCGACGAGCTGTTCGACGACTTCGCCGCGAAGTTCACCGAGGTCTTCACCGCGAACGCTCCGGCCGATCCGATGGCGGAGAGCACGCAGCTCGGCCCGCTGTCGTCGGCCGCAGCGACCGAGCGACTCGGCGAGCAGCTCGGCCGCGCGAAGGCACAGGGCGCGACGATCCTGGCATCGGGCGAGCCGGATGGGAACTTCTTCCCGCCGGCCGTGCTCACCGACGTAACGCCTGAGATGGACGCGTTCCACGAGGAGTTCTTCGGACCCGCCGCGTCGCTGTACCGGGTCGCGTCGGAGGAGGAGGCGGTGCGCCTCGCGAACGACACCCCGTTCGGCCTCGGCTCCTACGTCTACACGACCGACCAGGAGCAGGCGCTGCGGGTCGCGGACGGGATCGACGCCGGCATGGTGTGGATCAACCTCGTCCTCGGCGACGCGGCGGAGTTGCCCTTCGGCGGCGTGAAGCGCTCCGGCACCGGCCGTGAGATGGGCAAGCCCGCGATGGACGAGTTCGTCAACAAGAAGCTCATCCGCATCGCCTAGGTGCTGCGGCCCCGGTCGCCGAGCTCGCACCACGGTCACTGACGCCCCATCCAGTCTCTGAGCTCGCACCACCGGTCACTGACGCCCCCATCCGGTCACTGAGCCTGTCGAAGTGCGGTCCCGCCCCGCGTTGACCGCCCTTCGACAAGCTCAGGGACCGGGATGGGGTGCGCGCGAGGACCGGGACACGGTGCACCCGCTCACCGCGCTCCTCACCCGCGGAACGCTTTCCGGTCACTGAGCTTGTCGAAGTGCGGTCCCGTCGTGCGGTCGCTGCCCTTCGACAAGCTCAGGGACCGAGAGGAGTGCGACTCAGGGACCGGACCGGGATGGTGCAGCTCAGGGACCGGCACGGCAGGGTGCGGCTTGGGCACCGGAACCCCTGCTGGGGTTCGGCGGCAAGCGGCGGTCACCCCGAACCGTGCACCCTCTCCGCTCCCTGAGCCTGTCGAAGGGCCCACGGAGGCACCTCGACAAGCTCAGGGAGCGGGGTGGGCTCGGTGACCGGGGTGGGCTCGGTGAGCGAGGTGGGCTCAGCGGCCGGGTTGCGCTCAGCGACCGGGACCCGAAGGACCTTCAGCCGTCGGTGAGCTGGAGGGCGCTCCACAGCTCGGCGCGGTCGCCGAAGCGCGAGAGGTCGAGGTCGAGCAGCGACTCCAGCGTGGTGATGCGCGCCCGGAGGGTCTGCCGGTGGATCCTGAGGCGGCCAGCCGCCTGATCGGTGACGCAGTTCGCTTCCAGCCACGCCCGGGCCGTCTCCACGTGGACCGCCCGAGCCTCGGCTCCGAGCCCACCCAGCGGCTCCAGCAACCGGTTCGCCAGCACCGACCCGCCCGACGCGCTCAGCAACCCGAGCAACCCCTGCTCGGCGAGTGCCTCATACCGCACGAGTCTCGGCGTCTCCCCGGCCGACGCGCGCGCCCGCTCGGCCTCGGCCAAGCCGTCCCGCAAGCCCTCCCAGCTCGTCCTCGCCGACACCCCACCCGACAGCCCGTGGCGGCCGACGACGGCGTCCCAGAGTCCGGTGTCCGCGTCGCTCGACACGATGACGATCCGCTCGTCCTGCTCGGCGAAGAACAGCTTGCCGCCGTGCGCCGCGGCCTGCACGTCGAGCTCCGAGAGGAAGCCCAGCTCACCCACGGGGATGTCGACCACGGCGACGCGGATCGGGTCGGGCGGCAGCGGCCCCCAGAGCCGCTGGGCGGTGCGCTCGGCGACGGCGCGGTCCCCGGAGAGCAGCAGTTCGAGGAGCCCGGAGCGCAGCTGCCGGCGTGCGAGGTCGAGGGCGCTGTGCTGCTCGAGAGCGATGCTCGCGAGGCCGATGACGCTGGAGACGAGGTCGTGCTCGGCGTGGTCGAGCGGCACGCTGGACCCGACGGCGAGGATGCCCCGCAGCTCGCCCCGGCGACCAAGCGTCAGCAGCGTCGCACCCTCGGCTCCGTCCGCGAGGTGCAGGCCGGCCCGCGACCCGCGGCGCAGCACCTCGGCGACAGCCGTCTCCACACCCTCCGGCACCGGCTCGCGCGTCCTCGTGGTGACCCGGTTGCCGAGCGCGTCGTACAGCGCGACCCAGCAGCCGAGCTGCTGCCCCAGCTCCGCGAGGATCGCCGTCAGGCCGTCGGGTCGGAGCGCCGCCCTCGCGACCGCACGCTGGGCGGCGAGCGACCATTCGAGCGACGCCACGCGCGCGGCTGCGACCGCGTCGGCGACGAACCGGATGATGCCGATGAACGGGGTCCGCTCGCCCACCTCGAGCAGGGTGAACCCGTGACGCTCGCATGCCTCGACGAGACGCTGCGGGATGTCGGCGTGGATGATCCCGGTGGCGAACCCGAGCGCGAGCACGCCCCGGGCGGAGAGGCGGCGGACGTACTCGTCGGCGCGGCGGTCGGCGAGCTCGTCGCTCATCTCGCCGGTGAACTGCATGCCGTCGGTGAGGAGCAGCTGGCCGGGTTCCAGCCAGGGCGTCGGGTCGCCGAGGTCCGAGCTGTGCACCCAGGCGATGTCGCGATCGAGGACGTCGGCGTCACCCGCGACGACGAGGCCGAGCTTGAAGACCGGCTCGGCCATGAGCGTGCGCAGGGACACGTTCGAGGACGCACGGCCGATCTCGCCAGCGATCACTGAAGTGGTGGACATGTGCCGAAGCTATCACCAATCCCGCCATGTACATCAGACGCGTCGATTGCCAGGCTGCAGGAGTGATCAATGACTTCCTCTCCGGCCTCGACAACGCCGGCGTCCGCGACGCCGACACCCAGCGCGTCCTGCACTCCTGGTCCGCCCAGAGCACGCTCAAGCCACTCCCCATCGCGGGCGGCCTCGGCAGCACCGTGTGGGACCACGACGGACGCCACTACCTCGACTTCTCCAGCCAGCTCGTCAACGTGAACCTCGGGTACCAGCACCCGAAGGTGGTCGCGGCGATCCAGGAGCAGGCGGCCCAGCTCACCACGATCGCGCCCGCCGCGGCGAACGCGACCCGTGCCGAGGCGGCTCGTCTCATCCTCGACCGCGCCCCCGAAGGCTTCGAGAAGGTCTTCTTCACCAACGGCGGCGCCGACGCGAACGAGAACGCGATCCGCATGGCGCGCATCGCCACCGGCCGCGACAAGGTCATCTCGACCTACCGCTCGTACCACGGCAACACGGGCGCGGCCATCGTCGCGACGGGCGACTGGCGGCGCATCCCCAACGAGTACGCGCGCGGCCACGTGCACGTGTTCGGCCCCTACCTCTACCGCACCGAGTTCTGGGCGACGACGCCGGAGGAGGAGTCGGAGCGCGCCCTCCGCCACCTCGAGCGCACCGTCCAGGCCGAGGGTCCCACCTCGATCGCCGCCATCCTCCTCGAGACCGTCCCAGGCACCGCCGGCATCCTGACCCCGCCGCCCGGCTACCTCGCGGGTGTCCGCGCGATCGCCGACCGCTACGGCATCATGCTCATCCTCGACGAGGTCATGGCCGGCTTCGCCCGCACCGGTGAGTGGTTCGCGTTCGACGCGTTCGACGTGCGCCCCGACCTGATCACCTTCGCGAAGGGCGTCAACTCCGGCTACGTGCCGCTCGGTGGCGTCATCGTCTCCGAGCACATCGCTCGCGTCTTCGACGAGCAGGTGTTCCCCGGTGGGCTCACGTACTCCGGCCACCCGCTCGCCGCCGCGAGTGTCGTCGCGACGCTCACCGCGATGGCCGAGGAGGGTGTCGTCGAACACGCGAAGGCGATCGGCGCCGACCACATCGGGCCCGCGCTCCGCTCCCTCGCCGAGCGTCACGAGCTCATCGGCGAGGTCCGCGGCAGCGGCGTGTTCTGGGCGGTCGAGCTCGTCGAGGACCGCGACACCCGCGCACCGCTCGATGCGGCGGCGATGGGTCGGTTCAAGTCGTCCCTGCTCGAGGCCGGGCTCCTGCCGTTCATCAGCGAGAACCGCATCCACGTCGTCCCGCCCGCCGTCGTGACCGCCGACGAGGTCGCCTCGGGCATCGCGATCATCGACGCCGCCCTCGGCGAGCTGCGCGCATGAGCGGCGACCCGGACCCGTTCTGGGACTCGGTTTCGGGACTCCCGGCACCAGTTCCGGCACGACCAGCACCCAGCACCCCTGCACCCCACGACGCCCAGGAGCCCCCCGCATGACCACCACCGCCACGAGCACCACCCCCACCACCGACGCCGGTTCGCTGCCGGTCGTCCCGCACTGGATCGACGGAGCCGAGGCCCCGTCCACCTCGGGTCGGACCGCCCCGGTCTACGACCCCGCGCTCGGTGTCGCGACGAAGCACGTCGCGCTCGCGAACCAGTCGGAGATCGACCGCGCCGTCGCATCCGCCGCCGCGGCCTTCCCGGCTTGGCGCGACCTGCCGCTCGCGAAGCGTCAGCAGATCGTGTTCAAGTTCCGTGAGCTGCTCGAGGCGAAGAAGGGCGAGCTGGCGGAGATCATCACCGCGGAGCACGGCAAGGTCGTCTCCGACGCGCTGGGCGAGATCACGCGCGGGCAGGAGGTCGTGGAGTTCGCGACCGGCCTCGCGCACCACCTGAAGGGTGAGTTCTCCGAGCAGGTCTCCACCGGTGTCGACGTGTACTCCACGAAGCAGCCGCTCGGGGTCGTGGGCATCATCTCGCCGTTCAACTTCCCCGCGATGGTGCCGATGTGGTTCTTCCCGATCGCGATCGCCGCCGGGAACACGGTCGTGCTGAAGCCGAGCGAGAAGGACCCGTCCGCGGCGATCTGGCTCGCGAAGCTGTGGCAGGAAGCCGGGCTCCCCGACGGCGTGTTCACGGTGCTGAACGGTGACAAGGAGGCCGTCGACGGGCTCCTCACCCACCCCGACGTCCGTGCGATCTCCTTCGTGGGTTCCACTCCGATCGCGAAGTACGTGTACGAGACCGGCACCGCACACGGCAAGCGCGTCCAGGCGCTGGGCGGGGCGAAGAACCACATGCTCGTGCTGCCCGACGCCGACCTCGACCTCGTCGCCGACTCCGCGATCAACGCCGGTTTCGGTTCCGCCGGTGAGCGGTGCATGGCGATCTCGGTCGTCGTCGCCGTGGAGCCCGTCGCGGACGAACTCATCGCGAAGATCGCCGAACGCGCAGCGACCCTGCGGATCGGTGACGGACGCCGGAACTGCGACATGGGCCCGCTCGTGACGAAGGTGCACCGCGACAAGGTCGCGTCCTACCTCGACATCGCCGAACAGGACGGCGCCACGATCGTCGTCGACGGCCGCAACACCCCCATCGACGGCGACCCGAACGGGTTCTGGCTCGGCCCGACCCTCATCGACAACGTCCCGACGACGTCGAAGGTGTACACGGAGGAGATCTTCGGCCCCGTCCTCGCCGTCGTCCGCGTGCAGTCCTACGAAGCGGGTGTCGCGCTCATCAACGGTGGTGCGTTCGGCAACGGGACCGCGATCTTCACCAACGACGGCGGTGCCGCCCGACGGTTCCAGAACGAGATCCAGGTCGGCATGATCGGCATCAACGTGCCCATCCCCGTCCCGGTCGCGACGTTCTCCTTCGGCGGGTGGAAGGACTCCCTGTTCGGCGACACCAAGGCCCACGGCGCCGAGGGCGTCCGCTTCTTCACCCAGCAGAAGGCCATCACCTCCCGCTGGCTCGACCCCTCCCACGGCGGCATCAACCTCGGCTTCCCCCAGAACTGAGGTTCGCGCGGCGGGGGGCTGGCCCTTCGACAAGCTCAGGGACCGGCGGGTGGTGTTGGTCCCTGAGCCTGTCGAAGGGCGGTCCCTGGTCCCGCCCTTGCCACGGGTCGGACTCAGCCGCGACAATGGCCCCGCCGACCACGACCGACGAGGGGCACCACCGATGGCCATCGAACCGACCGAGCTCGATCACTGCTTCACCGCGCCGATCGGCGTCGACGTGAAGGGCGACGTCTGGTCCTGCGTCGAGATGCCCGGCTCGG
This region includes:
- a CDS encoding NAD-dependent succinate-semialdehyde dehydrogenase is translated as MSDYAVVNPATGETLRDYPTITDEELQQAITAASAAHEEWSRRAPVADRAALVARVAALHTERREQLAEIAVREMGKTYEQALGEVDFAAAIYQYYADNGEAFSADEPIELSDGTGSAFIRRASLGVLLGIMPWNFPYYQVARFVGPNVVNGNTILLKHAPQCPESALAIAQIFDDAEAELGAHDSVYVNIFATNDQIATVIADPRVQGVSVTGSERAGSAVAELAGKHLKKVVLELGGSDPFILLSTDDLDAAVQDAVNARIDNNGQSCNAAKRFIIIDELFDDFAAKFTEVFTANAPADPMAESTQLGPLSSAAATERLGEQLGRAKAQGATILASGEPDGNFFPPAVLTDVTPEMDAFHEEFFGPAASLYRVASEEEAVRLANDTPFGLGSYVYTTDQEQALRVADGIDAGMVWINLVLGDAAELPFGGVKRSGTGREMGKPAMDEFVNKKLIRIA
- a CDS encoding PucR family transcriptional regulator, which translates into the protein MSTTSVIAGEIGRASSNVSLRTLMAEPVFKLGLVVAGDADVLDRDIAWVHSSDLGDPTPWLEPGQLLLTDGMQFTGEMSDELADRRADEYVRRLSARGVLALGFATGIIHADIPQRLVEACERHGFTLLEVGERTPFIGIIRFVADAVAAARVASLEWSLAAQRAVARAALRPDGLTAILAELGQQLGCWVALYDALGNRVTTRTREPVPEGVETAVAEVLRRGSRAGLHLADGAEGATLLTLGRRGELRGILAVGSSVPLDHAEHDLVSSVIGLASIALEQHSALDLARRQLRSGLLELLLSGDRAVAERTAQRLWGPLPPDPIRVAVVDIPVGELGFLSELDVQAAAHGGKLFFAEQDERIVIVSSDADTGLWDAVVGRHGLSGGVSARTSWEGLRDGLAEAERARASAGETPRLVRYEALAEQGLLGLLSASGGSVLANRLLEPLGGLGAEARAVHVETARAWLEANCVTDQAAGRLRIHRQTLRARITTLESLLDLDLSRFGDRAELWSALQLTDG
- a CDS encoding aspartate aminotransferase family protein — its product is MYIRRVDCQAAGVINDFLSGLDNAGVRDADTQRVLHSWSAQSTLKPLPIAGGLGSTVWDHDGRHYLDFSSQLVNVNLGYQHPKVVAAIQEQAAQLTTIAPAAANATRAEAARLILDRAPEGFEKVFFTNGGADANENAIRMARIATGRDKVISTYRSYHGNTGAAIVATGDWRRIPNEYARGHVHVFGPYLYRTEFWATTPEEESERALRHLERTVQAEGPTSIAAILLETVPGTAGILTPPPGYLAGVRAIADRYGIMLILDEVMAGFARTGEWFAFDAFDVRPDLITFAKGVNSGYVPLGGVIVSEHIARVFDEQVFPGGLTYSGHPLAAASVVATLTAMAEEGVVEHAKAIGADHIGPALRSLAERHELIGEVRGSGVFWAVELVEDRDTRAPLDAAAMGRFKSSLLEAGLLPFISENRIHVVPPAVVTADEVASGIAIIDAALGELRA
- a CDS encoding CoA-acylating methylmalonate-semialdehyde dehydrogenase, which gives rise to MTTTATSTTPTTDAGSLPVVPHWIDGAEAPSTSGRTAPVYDPALGVATKHVALANQSEIDRAVASAAAAFPAWRDLPLAKRQQIVFKFRELLEAKKGELAEIITAEHGKVVSDALGEITRGQEVVEFATGLAHHLKGEFSEQVSTGVDVYSTKQPLGVVGIISPFNFPAMVPMWFFPIAIAAGNTVVLKPSEKDPSAAIWLAKLWQEAGLPDGVFTVLNGDKEAVDGLLTHPDVRAISFVGSTPIAKYVYETGTAHGKRVQALGGAKNHMLVLPDADLDLVADSAINAGFGSAGERCMAISVVVAVEPVADELIAKIAERAATLRIGDGRRNCDMGPLVTKVHRDKVASYLDIAEQDGATIVVDGRNTPIDGDPNGFWLGPTLIDNVPTTSKVYTEEIFGPVLAVVRVQSYEAGVALINGGAFGNGTAIFTNDGGAARRFQNEIQVGMIGINVPIPVPVATFSFGGWKDSLFGDTKAHGAEGVRFFTQQKAITSRWLDPSHGGINLGFPQN